The DNA segment GAATTGGGGCTTATTACAATAGTCGCAGTGCACATAAATAGACAATCCCGCCGTCTGCAGTACGTATTGTTTATAGCGGTATAACGTAGCTCGCGTCGACGAGTGGTATCAATACGTCATCTGCAAGAAGCTCAACACGCATGAGTGAAACAAATGACCATTTCGCATTGTCACCAACAAGTCGGTGTACAGTGTTCATATTAGCTAAAGCCATTTGTGTGTCCGTAAACGCCTGTGCGGCTCCCAATACTCCCGCGGTATGCACGCCCTGAATAAGAACTATTGTTCGTTCAGGATTGAATGGATTTGCGAACCGCGCAAACAGCCCGACATCGGCTATCAGTTCCCCGCTTTCCGTGAACTCTGACAGTAGCCAACGTTTAATATTCCCTACAGCAAAGCTTAGGGCAGGAGGCGATTCTTGATAGTTGACTCCAATTGCCACCCGTTGCATTATCTCCCTCGCAATGACATTGCCGTCGTTCTCGTCCCCGAAACCCGGACCGCCTATTACTATTAAGTCATCTCTGAGATGTTGGCGAGCCGGGAATTCATTGGGAGTGTAAGGGATCACGCGGATACCATATAGGCGAGATAGAAACATTGCCACTTCCAAGAAAGCATCCTTGTCGCCGAATTTATCGAGGTGAATGTAGTTCGGCGAAGACCTAGACGCCGACGGGAGGTTGTCATAGGATGGCGGACAAATCACGTGAACGTCACGGCTATGCTGGCCGAACCAAATCAGAGATGCGAGTTGCTCGTGCCACTGCGTTCCTCGTTCCCAGCAATCGACTACTGCTTGCCAGAATACCGCAAGTTGATTGTCAGCTTCTCGTTCTTCAATTGCATTCTTGAGTGACTCGTAAATAACAAGGCAACTCGGTGCTTCTACAAATATACCTGCACTCAGGCTCTGCGACCTCTTGGAGCGAAGTAGTAGACAAGGAATAGTCTTCGCAGCTACCTTCCCGCAAATATATGCCATTCTTTTGTCTTCCTCAGATACTTCAATCACGGCTCCATCAACAGAGTCAATCAGATTCTCCTCAGATATCGTTAGCTGGTGATTGTCATCAAGCAGCAGCACTTCTGTTTCGACGTCGAACCTACCTGTCGCAAGAGCCAAGACGTGCGAACGGAGGGTAGAGGCGAGACTGCGCGCGTCTTCCGGGCTATATGACTCCGTGTGAGAAGTCCGGAGGCAGCAGACAAGAAACTTCACAGTCAGATCTCCTTTCCACCAGGTGTTCTGTGTAGACGCGAGCGTAGAAAGCCACGCCATTTCGACATTGATTGCCATTGTCCTCGATAAACGACCGTTTGCGGAGGAATATCAGTCCTTACGATTTCGCGAGCGCCGATGTAGGCCCCTTCACCGATTGTAACTCCACCGATAATCAATGCGTCAACACCGACAACACAACCACGCCTAAAAATCGGGGACGGTTCGTCCGTCGTATCCCAGTCTGCTGTAGGATCCCTGTGGGAATGCGCGATTGAACCCATGAATGTAACATCATCTTCAAGTACAACGCGCTCGCTCACGTCGCCGCCAACGATGCAGCGACGCCCAATTGTGCATCGATTAAACAATTGTGATCCGTATAGAACTTTCGTTCCTTGCCCCACCGTTACTCCGACACCAACACGGCAATAATGATCAATCGCGACATCACTACCTATAGAAGAATCCCAATGAATGACACAGAAAGCACCAATCGTTACTCCAGATCCTAATCGAGGGGGTGCGGCGCCATCACCCTCACCAATGATGGTTGCATGACCAACTACTAGATCATCGGGAATAGCGACTTTCGGATGTATCCATGCTGTCGGAGAAATTACCACTTACATCTCCCCCTTATGTAGGAACCGGACAAGCATATCGTATACACGTCGATGATTCTGCAATGTTTCCGGCCAATCAAGATCATTATCTCCTGGAACAGCAAATCCATGGTCAACATTTGGGAAATCGATGAGCTTCACTACCGGGAAGCGACAGGCGTAGTTCTGCGAATTGAGATGGGGAACTCCTGTGTCGGCGGTGCCATGAATTATTATAGTCGGGCAGGACGGGGGAGGCGCAGCACTGAAGTAAGGGAACTCCGCTATGATCTGGCGCGAGAATGGCCGGCCGGATGTCATAAGGTAGTGGTTGGCATCCAGGTTGTCCCTGGCAGCATCATTCAAGCCTAACATGCGATTGCCAAGACCCTCATACTCAATGTAATCGTAGGAATAGTCTAGAACAGGCGCTAACAACACCACCGACCGTAAATTGTGGGTCGTTGTTCTACTCCATGCCACAGAAACGCCACCACCAAAGGACGCAGCTATGAGATCAAGACTGTCGGCACCGGTACTCTCAACCAGTGCACAAGCAGCGGCTTCAATATCGTTGGCTATGCCTGCAAGCGTGAGTTCGGCAATAGGACGATCACGGTCGACACCATAGCACCGCCAGTCAAAGCGGAAAGACGCGATACCGGCTTTTGCGAAAGCTGCGGCCATTCGCAGATAAAAACCCCATTCGTCTCTATCGGAATCAATTCCATGAACCAACAACGCAAAATGCGAAGGAATTGAATTTGGTACGCATAGGGTTCCCTCAAGTGGGACGCCATCAAATGAGCGAAATGAAACGATCCGTTCTTTCATATACAGTTCTCCTCTTGAGCAGCGACAAAAACCTCGATCTCGGCTACGCTTGTCAAATGCTCAATAGCGTCGTCAGGGATCTCGATTTCAAACATTTCCTCTAAAGCTAGAATGATATTTATCTGAGCCAAAGAGTCCCAGTTCTGTGTTCTATAAATACCAGAATCAGCAACAATGTCAGCAGTGTCTATATCGAGAATTCGAGCAATTAGTGCGTGAAGGGATGCAATTCTCGACGATCTGGGAGACGCCTCATTCATATAAACTATGACTCCGGGCGGCTAAGAGACTAGCGGCCTGATAATCGACTTTCATTGATGGTAGACGCGGAATTCGCGATACATGTGCGACACGAACTGGCCAAAGATTGCGAGGAATCTCCTGAAGTGCCAAGCGCACCCGATTGGCGCGGTCATCATTCGATCCTTCTATCAACAAGACTAGCCCGCTAGAGTTACTGAAGAGACAGCAAGAAGAACAAACAACTGCTGAAACTCGTCGCTCAAGCGGCTCTGGTGAGACCAAAACGCCGTGATAATTGAAGCGACGGTCGAGACGACCAACAACAGCAAGAGTGCCGTCTTGCAGTTTGGTGACGGTGTCCCTAGTCTCGTGGCGTCCATTGAACGGCTGTACCGACAATCCAGTATTCGAACCTAATGCAAATTCGACATAGCCTACAGCTACGTGTTCGCTGAAAACAATGAGCTCTAAAGCTGAACGATCAGCTCGGATGGAAAAACTCCAGCCGTCTAATTCGGTGCCAATAGAGCAAGGGGCGTCTACTCCTGAAACTAGGTCATCGGTGACATCGGCAACGGAAGCGAATCCGTTAGTCTCAGTGGAACCATATGTGTTTAGGATGCGTGCAGCCGGAAATAACTTATGGGCGGCCTTCGCAATACCCGACGTCAACGTCTCGCCTCCAAAACCAACAAACCGCATCGCCGGATTCTCCGCGCCCACAGTTGAATTGCTAAACATCGAAATCCAAATTGGTACGGAGCGCCAATGAGTAGCGCCGAAACGTAGTAAAGAGCTAAATGCGCGAACCCTATCCGCAATACGAATCAACGGAACCCACGTAGAACCAGAGAAAAGCGAGAGAAAAAAATTAGTTAGGCTGAGATCTGAGGCGTTCGCGGGATCAGCTAACACAGCGCCTTCAGCGAGATGAAGGCGGTCGGAACCTCTCGACAGAAAAGCGTCATGCCCGTCGCGTGGTAGCAACACAGCTCGTACCGACCCTGTAGTGCCGGATGTGAGACCAACATACCTTAATGGCGGAAGATTGGTTCCCAATTTCCACTCCGCGTCGATAAGTCGTTGCACTGCGACGGAGGAGTCGCTGGCGTGCATGCGAACAGTCGCGCCAAGTTTCGTAATTACGTAGTCGAGAACTGCGGTAGTTTCAAGTCGGATGTTGCGTAATACGAAAGGTGTATCTCCAAGGACACATGCAGTAATTGCTATGTACGTACCGAGGCATATCTCCCCATCAATAACTACAAGGTCACTATGTCGCAGCTTCTGTGCAAGAGACATCGCTTGAGTGACCAGGTCGCGCCAACAAAGTGGAGACTGGCCATCTACAGCATTGGCTAAGGCTTTCTTCCTGGAGTAGATGTTATCAGATAGAGTCGTCATAGCTACATTAAGGATCGAGTGTTGGTAGGTTGTATGTGGGCGTATTGCCGGTAAATGGTGCCTCCAGGATGTCCTCAAATTCGTCCACTACTCTTGCCCAAGAGTTGTCGGTGTGAACCTCAGACAACCTGATGAGGCCCCTGTCAAGTAATCGAATTGCACGGCGGAGCCGAGCACTTAGCTTTTTGCTTGCACGGCTTTCGATCCAGGCTAGTGCCCCTGCTGATACCGTAGTAGCTAGCCCAATCAAGCCTGCAGGACCGCCCATGGATTGCGCGACTGCAAAACCAACTCCAACAATAGTAGCGCCGATCCCAAGAACTGTCCAGCGATTTGTGATAGATTCAAGTCGATCTGCTTCGCCCAAGTAGTCTCTTCGAATCCTCTCTATGCGCGAACGATATTCTGTCGCCTTCTCTGGAACTGGCGCGCTCCGCATTGATATCATTGATTCTGATGGACAAAGGTCGCGCCAATCTGCTCTATACGGCCAATCAGCACGACCGTACGCCTCGGCTATGTCGGTTTCTCGGTCCGCCTCCATCGACTGAAACTGAGAATGATCGGTAATGGAACGCACGCTCGTTGCGGCAAACGCGTACCGGGCCGAGAGGCTTTCGAGCGCGCTAGCTGTCGCACGCAGAATCCCCAACTTCGTTTCGGGAACGGTTACAATTCGATACACCCATGCGCTAGCTGCGAGCAGGAATAGTGTGGCCGGCGCAAATGTCCAAGGCGGCCAGTGCATTGATTCCGTCAAACTGGCGAGAATAACGCCACCAATCTGGATACCTGTCGCAAGGGTGTCTCGGAACTTGCAGCGACGAGCTAGCATGGTGTAATGATTGACGGCGGTGACATGCAAAGCGGACGGACAAGTCATGATACTACGACGTGCTCCTGGGTTTCTGGTCTATACTGATTGCGAAGCGATACAACAGGTTCGGGGTTTTGGATGCAACCCTCTGCGAGGTAAGCGGGCCAGGTGGCTCTGCCATTTATGATTGGGATGTAGTGTTGAGCACCAGTAGTGTATTCTCGACCTACATAAACAAGGCCGTCGATCACTACACCTGATCGCGCGGAATGTGCCAACAAAGCTCTTTGGCGATATTGATCAAGTTGAACACGTGCGCTGGAGTGGGAATCTGGTTGGAGGCGCGAATACCGGTACAATGGTTGCGCAACGTGGCACAAGTTTTGTGATCCGGCGGCACGTAGGATACGTAGGAAAAACTCCGTCATCTCACCCCATCGGTAATTCTCGTTGAATCCTTTTATTTCCAATACAAGATCTCGTGTCAATAGCTGGGGCTGAATAGCAAAAACCACAGAATGCCACGGGTCGAAAATTGTGCCTCCATACTCCTCATGAAGCTTCCCTAAATATGGTGCGGCGTACCGCCGGACAAAACGATCCGGAGATAGAACTAGACAATCACCAATTACAGCACAAGCGTTGGTCGATTGCGCCGAATTGTAGAGGCAAGCTAGCGCAGTTGCTTCGAGTTGATCATCGGCATCAAGCCAAGATATGTAGTCGCCGTGGGAGCACTTGATCCCTAAATTGCGAGCGGCAGCGATGCCCGACGGACTTGACATAGATGCAAATCGAAAAGTCCGGTTGGTCGAGGAATATCGACGCGAGATCGGCATCAACTGGTCAGCCATCTTCCAATCGGAGCCATCATTTACAACGATCGTTTCAATCTCATGATCAGTGGTCTGTAGCGCTATGCTTTCGAGGGCTCGACGGAGCAACATGAGCGGTGTATTTCGCCACGGAATTACAACGGATATCATCAAAATGTGCCCCCTAGTGCACCCGGCTCTCGCCATTTGGATGTTAGAAGGTAGTGCTAATTCTTTCGTCTTAAATATTAAATAATAACAAAGCAACGCCAAATAAGTCAAGCTAAATTTACAGAAACGGCTAACTAGCCCTTCAGAAACATCCTAGGAGAATTTCGACCAAACTGGCTCCTGGGACTTGTTGGTGCCAGAACTCATCCGACGCAGTTCTCCATCACCCAGTAGGTAGACGCAAGAAAGGAACTGCTATCCGGAGAGAACTCATGCCGCTATCGGCCACTGGGAATCCGACTCCAGAGCAGCGCTGTAAGGAGATGGCCACCATCCTCGGCCGAGGGCTCTTACTTCAAGCGAAAATGAGCTGCCAGCATTGGCCAATTCCTGCTTTTTGATCAAGTCTTAAAACTACTTGCTTTGGCGTTACTTCAAGTCTGCCAAGTACCACACTGCAATTCATTTGCGTTCCTGTGGCTAATTTGTGACCATAACGGGTCACAATCAATACAAATCACAACAAAGCAATACTTGAACTTCTGCCGCCCAACTCGTTGCTCCATTATTAATTGTCTTGGCGTTCAGTCATTTACATTTTCGTCAGGATCGCTTTTTAAGTCCCTGGCGTCCACCAATTCCATTGCTGCCGCAATTGCCAATTCAACGACAAATTACACGAATTTCAATTGGGGAGTAAGATAATAAAAACTTCATGATTCCCATAATTAGCCTTGATCCGATAGTATGATTATCATCATGTTTACTTTATGACATAACCTAAAGGTCATATGCTAAAATGATCCTCTAAGAAATCGTCTCAATGAATTGCGGGCCTTCGAGGGCCGCTGTCGGGGAAACATGTTTATGACAACCTATACTCGTAGCGAGTTCGCCGGGCTATACAGCTCGTAAGAATTCACTAAGTCATTCGGCATGAGGTGGGCATAAACGGATGTGACCGCCAAGCTGGTATGCCCCATGATCCGACTCAAGATCGCGGGACTGCCGCCCAGCCTTAAGTAATGCGTTGCCGCTGAATGTCGAATTAGGTGGGGGGCGAGCTTTATTCCGCACCGGAGGCCTGTCCGTTCAAAGATTTGGTGAATGTGCCGGTATGACAGAGGCTCTCCTGTTTTTGTGCAAAACAGCTTGTCACCACCCAGCTCAGCACGAAAGCGCGTAAGGTAGTAATGGAGAACTTTGACAACCTTTGCTCCCATAGGGACTTCCCTCCACTTCCGGCCCTTGCCAAGGACCCGAACCAAGCCAGCCTTGAGATCAACATGCTCGGTGGCCAACCCTGCGATTTCGGCACGCCTAAGCATACCATCCCAGGCCAGAAGCAAGAGCGCGAAGTTGCGGTAGCCCTCAAATGACCTGCGGTTGAGGCAGGACAGGGCAAGCTCATACTCGGTCGGGGTAACGATTTCCTTAACTTTCCGCTCGCACTTGACCATTTTCAGGCCTTTAGTCGGATTTGGTTTTCCATCCCAGACGCCTTCTTCTTCAAGGTAGTTGAAAAATCGCCGGTAGGCCCGGATTCGGCCATTCACGGTCTCATCTGAGACCTTACCCAACAACGCAAGCACATAACCCTGAAGATCACGCTTGGTAAGGTTATCAATATCGATGTGTTGAATGTCGAGATAGCGGGCCAAGTGGCCCAGCCGCTCAGCGTAAACATTGATCGTGGCTTCGGTGAGTCGACGCACTCGGCAGCCAAAAAGGAACGTATCGAGGTACGTCCGCCAATTCTTCCCCATATAGAAATTGTCGACTTGGTTGTAGAGATTCTTGAGTTGGTTCATCCCTAAACTCCTATAGTCTGTGACTCATTCATGCCGGAATTCAGGGACTTGAGCCAAATGGTGCGCTGTATCTGCAAGAATTATAGCGGCTTAACAATCCGATCGTGGACTAGATGGTAGGGTCACTGCTTGGAAGGCTGTGACTCTAGCCAACTGAGTTACTCCCGCGAGCGGCAGGATTATATATATAATGTGGCCTTTCCGCAAGCGAATTTTCTTTTTCCCTGCCTCCCTGACCCGGGATTTCCCCGTCAATGATTCCAATATTAAAAAGAAATATCTCGGTATTTACATTTTAATTGCAAAATATTATGGACTCGACGGTATAAGATTCACTTATAAAATGGAGGTGATTTATGACAAAATTAAACAGGCTGTTAATTGCGGTTGCATTCGGCCTGATAATTTGTCTGGCTTCGGCCGGTATGGCGCAGTCCAACGCCGCCCCGGCCGGAACATCTGTCAGAAAACTCGATTATGTCGGCAGCGCCATGTGGACCGGCGCTCACGAGGTCCGTATGGCCGGCAATCTTGTCTATTGCGCCATGCCTTATGGCCTGGAAGTCTTCGATATAAAAGACCCTTCTCATCCCCGAATGATCGGCCAATTCCTCACTGAGGGGACCGCCCATCGCATGGCTGTCGTCGACAGCGTAGTTTATCTGGCCGATGGTGAGGACGGCCTTCTCATAATAGACTTTTCCAACCCGTCAAGTCCGAAGATTCTCGGTAATGTCGATACGCCCGGTCATGCTTACGATGTCGAAATTTCCGGGAAATACGCCTTTATTGCCGACGGCGCGTCCGGACTGCAGGTTGTCGATATATCGAAACCTTCCGCCCCGAAATTGGTCGGAACCTACGATACCCCCGGAACCGCCTACGGTGTCGCTGTCATGGGCAAGTATGCTTATATCGCCGATGGAAAAGAGGGCCTGCAAGTGATTAATATTTCCAATCCCAAATCGCCGCGCTGGACAGTCAGGGCAGACACACGGGGCGAAGCCAGGGATGTTTCTGTCGCCGGGTCATATGCCTACGTCGCCGCGGCGGACGAAGGACTGCATATTATCGATATCAAGAAGCCGACTGCCCCGTTCAGTATCGGATTTTACGATACCCCCGGTTTTGCCCGAGGTGTCGAAGTTGCCGGCAATCTGGCTTATGTCGCCGACGGTCACGCCGGATTACAGGTTATTGACGTTACCGTGCCCGATGCTCCCCGACCGATCGGTCATTGCGAAACGCCCGGATATGCCGAGGGGGTGGCGGTTGCCGGAACCATCGCCTGTATCGGTGACGGTGACGCCGGCATGCAGGTCATCGACATTTCCAAACCGCAGACGCCGCAGATTGTGGGAAGTCTTGGCCGGCCCGGTTATATCACCGATGTCGACATACTTGGTGATTATGCTTTTACCGCCTGTCATGATGCCGGATTAAGGATCATCAAAGTCTCGGATCCGACTGCCCCGCAGTTGATAGGCGAATACAACACGCCCGGCTCCGCCACGGGCGTGCAGGTCCTGGACGGTTATGCTTTCATCGCCGACGGCAGCGCCGGCCTGCAGATAGTCAATATCGCCGATCCGATGAAACCGGCGCTCGCAGGAACATACAATTCCATGTGGGTCACTGGCGATGTCGCGGTCGCGGGAAATTACGCCTATGTTGCCGACGGCGACCGGGGGCTGAAAATTGTCGATGTCACCAATCCGCAAAATCCCGATCTGGTCGGCCATCTCGATACCAACGGAAGCATCAATGGTGTCGCGGTTGAAAAGAATTACCTGTATGTGGCGGAAGGAAGCGCCGGAATGCTGATTGTCGATGTTACCGATCCGACCAATCCGCGCGCAATCGGCTCTTATGATACCCCCGGCTATTCACTGGATGTCGCCGTAAACGGTAACTATGCTTATGTCGCCGACGGGGACGGCGGTCTGCAGATTATTGATATTTCCGACAAGACAAAACCGCTTCCGGTGGCGCTGATCAAGACCGATGGCACGGCCCGCAAGGTCGCGGTCGGAAATGGGAATCTCTATGTCGCCGATGACCTCGCCGGTGTCCTGGTGTATGATATGAAAAATCCGAAAGCCCCCCAACTGGCCGCCAACTATGACACCAAGGGACGGTGTTTCGGGGTGGCCTACAAAAATGGCTTCGTTTATGCCGCCGATCTGTACGGGTTGCTTATTCTGAAGTAAACAGCGACATAGTACAGTCGCAAGTTGGAATATTCCGCGGGGTCGTGCCGAGGGCTCAAATCCGATGCATGACCTCGCTTTTATTTAGCCCTCGGAATATCCCCAACTGCCCGATGATGTCACATGTCCCTCGGTATAGTCGTACCACATCCCGGAGCATGACGGGCGGCCCGAGCCCCAGTCAACTTTCCAATCGATGGCATCATTGACATAACATTCCAGATATCCGGTTTTATCCGAACTCAGGGAAATCTTGACCTCCATATGATTGACTCCGACATACCAGTTGATCAAGACGTTGGTTTGCCCGCCAATCAAGGTCCAGCCCCAGTGATAATTCGGCGCGCCCACCAGATTCTCCGTCAATTGCATCGCTCCGATACTTTTATCATGCTTCTCACCGGCTTCGATATATGTCCAATCGGTATAATCTATCCCGGACCTGTTGCCGTTGAAAATAATTCTCCAGCCATAGGCCGAAGCGGTATCACGCCGGATCAGTTTTATCCCCAACTGGTCGGCTGTCCAGGTGTACACCACGGAATCTCCGTCGACAATACTGTCGGCGGGGGTCCCCGACGGCGTCAGATGGCTGAACAGAGAATCATACTTTTTGGCCAGCGTGGTATAGGTATATGCCTCGCCCGTAAAATTAGCCCCGCATAATAACAGCGCCTTATCGGGCGTGTTCAGACTCACCACGGATGGATTGAAAGGATTGGTACTGTCCGGGCCGACGGGATTGCTCTTCTTGCTGGAACATCCGGCCAATATAATAATCGCCAGCGCCGCGGTCAGAATTTTCGCGATGACATGCCTACTCACAATTGCCTCCAATTTATGAAACTGATCCTTATTTTTTAAAAAATGCCTTATTCAGGTACCCGCCGAAATTTAATCTCAAAAACCATCCTGTCAACCCCTCATATATATATGACGCAACCTGTGCGCGGCGTTATTTTGCTGGGGCGTATTGCCATACGCCCCTACAATACCTTTCATCACCTTCCCCCATAATGACGATCCCGCATGGATTCTGTAGGTCGAAATCCCCTGAATCCGGCGCCAGCCGGATGACGGGGTTTCGACATCTTCCCTGAAATTCGCCTTCATAACCTCTTGCCCCGCAACATCCGAAATAAAACAAAGCCGCCTAAATTTGCGGTAACCGCCAAGCGAGCAACGGCATACCGAAAGTTGGGTTTGTTTTGTGAAATTTTTTCGATATCCCCGGAAACCACTCTTTGCCCCCCGCAACATGCTCCCTCCATTGCGCTTGCGGACATGCAACCGCCGCAAATTGATTGGCTTGGTATCGCAAAACAAAGCAGGTTTGGCCTCCTCGCTCATTATAGACCATAAATATAATAGTCCTTTCTATAATTGGCCCCGCCGACCAGATCACACCGAAATGGTATCGAAAATGCAATAATAAGAAGCAAGATTCCGTCAGGAGAGACTCCTGACGGCGCTTAAAATGCTTGTAGGTCAAGCCCACTTGGAGCTTGACTCTTGAATTTTGTTCCGTGCGCGGCAGACGTCCTCGTCTGCCGCAAAAGTGATTGCCATAAAATTTCTGTCATCATATAATTAATCGTGAGCACTAGAGGAAGGATAAACGGAGATGGTCCGGCCGTCGAATTCGTAACAACATCGGCGCACAACAGACAATATCTTTTCCGCAATGATGCCATCGCTTTGAATGTGTTAAAGCAATTGAGCGAGACGGCCGGCTATTTTACAATTGCCATTATGGCCTATGTTCTAATGCCATCTCATCTGCACGCAATACTGGGACTTCCCAAAGCCAGGGATCTTTCCAAATTTATGCAGAGTTTTAAGAGTCTCTCGTCGCGGCGGATCAGGCATAAATTCGCTTATAGTATAAATGGTTTTCAGTTCGATTCGAGAACGGCATTATGGCAGCCCCGGTTTGATGATGTATTAATTATTTCTGAACTCCAGTTTAATGTGAAACTGGATTATATTCATAATAATCCGGTAAAGGCGGGTCTGGTACAGAGACCCGAGGAGTGGAAATATTCCAGCGCAGGGTTTTGGTTAAAAGAAATTCCGGGCCCGATTGTGGTAGAGAGTAGTTTTAAATGGATGGAAATTGTCTCGGAGAAATGACAGGCGGCAGACGGGGACGTCTGCCGGGCACAATAATTTAATCCATGGACAAGAAACACAGGGAATTAATCGAGTTGAATTTCAGGGGAATGCTGGAAGATGGAGAATCCCCAGAGTCAGCAATAAAAGAAATGCAACATCTCAACCCGAGGCTACTGTCCGTCCCGATGACGCAGGAAGAGGAGTCCCTGATAAACCAATTAATATTGCAGTATCAAGCCAGGGTAGGTCCAGACCCCGAGGCCACATAGGTCAGGAGCGTTTTCGGGCCTGGCAATTTTTCATCCGGCACCGATGTCAGGATCTAAGAAGATCCTGACCTACCCCAACTGACGGAACATCCAATTATAGTTCCGTCAGGTCCTTAATCCCGACTTGCAGAGTCGGGATGGTGACCTGACGGCCCCCGTCTTACCATTCTTTCCAAACCAGTTTGAATATATCAATCCCCTTGATATACGCCCCCGCACTCGACCATGGCCAATCTTCCGGATTTTGCACCAATCCGGATTTGACGGGATTATTATGAATATAGTCCAATTTAATCCTAAAGACCCTTTCCCCACCAATAGCAACGCGATCATAGCGCGGCATCCATAGATTGCTTATCCTATCAGAAATGTTATTCATAACTCTATGCGCCGTAAATTTCTTGAAGTCGCGCATGAAGTCGGCGAGACAAGAGCCGTCTATAAAAAGCAATAAATGCAGGTGACTGGGCATCAAAACATAGGCCGCGAGGCGGGCTTCATATTTCCGGGAATAAAACTGCAGCGAATCGATTAATATTTGATAGACGCCTTCCGCAGAAGCAAGGCTGGCATGTCCGGAGAAGGTCGTGGTCACAAAGAAGCAAGAATGATTCTTTTGGTCCGGAAAGCGGAGGCCCATGTTTTTATATAATTATGGTGGGGGATATTGTCAAGGACAAAGGCGTCAGTTCATCGCTCGCCGAAGCTCGCTAAGGAACTGACGCAACTATATTGATTAATTTTAGTTTCGTAGGTTACGCCGGCTCGCGGCTTGACACTTGATGGGGTGCAGAATGATGTCAGGCCCCAAGTGGGCCTGACCTACGAGGATTTTGAAAAGAGCGACATTTCAGAAAGATGTCGGGTTTCTCGTCCCTTTCGGGGCTCGAAACTCGACCTACGAAGACCCGCACCGTGCAATTATGATATCAATTTGATGTGAATCGGTCAAAGGGGTGGATAGGTACAGTGAGGTCTACAATTATGTCCGTATATTATCAAAAGCCGATCGGTCTTTGCGCCGGGCATTCATTGCGCGAAATTGCGCCAGAATATTGCTGTAATCTAAACATCTGCAATCGGTTGAGAGAAAAGATGCAAAAAATGGGGCCCCCTTTTGTATCAGAAGAAGCGAAGCCAAAGAACCGGAAACTCAAGTCCTTGCCGAACAACATAATAACCAAGATCCCCGCGCCTCCCCCTGGATTCCGGCCTGCGCCGGAATGACATTGCACGGGAGATGGATTCCGAGTCATGCCCGGAATGACATTATGAGAAGTGTGGTGCAAATCAACACACGGGCAGATGTGGACATCTGCCGCGCACATATGGTAGGGGTCGACCTATGTGTCGACCCGAAAAGGGCGGACACGCAGGTCCGCCCCTACGAAGATCATACCAGGGAAGATGTCGAAACCACAAGGGTTTCGACCT comes from the Candidatus Zixiibacteriota bacterium genome and includes:
- a CDS encoding hypothetical protein (Evidence 5 : Unknown function), with the protein product MAWLSTLASTQNTWWKGDLTVKFLVCCLRTSHTESYSPEDARSLASTLRSHVLALATGRFDVETEVLLLDDNHQLTISEENLIDSVDGAVIEVSEEDKRMAYICGKVAAKTIPCLLLRSKRSQSLSAGIFVEAPSCLVIYESLKNAIEEREADNQLAVFWQAVVDCWERGTQWHEQLASLIWFGQHSRDVHVICPPSYDNLPSASRSSPNYIHLDKFGDKDAFLEVAMFLSRLYGIRVIPYTPNEFPARQHLRDDLIVIGGPGFGDENDGNVIAREIMQRVAIGVNYQESPPALSFAVGNIKRWLLSEFTESGELIADVGLFARFANPFNPERTIVLIQGVHTAGVLGAAQAFTDTQMALANMNTVHRLVGDNAKWSFVSLMRVELLADDVLIPLVDASYVIPL
- a CDS encoding hypothetical protein (Evidence 5 : Unknown function) — encoded protein: MILQCFRPIKIIISWNSKSMVNIWEIDELHYREATGVVLRIEMGNSCVGGAMNYYSRAGRGRRSTEVRELRYDLAREWPAGCHKVVVGIQVVPGSIIQA
- the acpP gene encoding Acyl carrier protein, translating into MNEASPRSSRIASLHALIARILDIDTADIVADSGIYRTQNWDSLAQINIILALEEMFEIEIPDDAIEHLTSVAEIEVFVAAQEENCI
- a CDS encoding putative D-alanine--poly(phosphoribitol) ligase (Evidence 3 : Putative function from multiple computational evidences; Product type e : enzyme) is translated as MTTLSDNIYSRKKALANAVDGQSPLCWRDLVTQAMSLAQKLRHSDLVVIDGEICLGTYIAITACVLGDTPFVLRNIRLETTAVLDYVITKLGATVRMHASDSSVAVQRLIDAEWKLGTNLPPLRYVGLTSGTTGSVRAVLLPRDGHDAFLSRGSDRLHLAEGAVLADPANASDLSLTNFFLSLFSGSTWVPLIRIADRVRAFSSLLRFGATHWRSVPIWISMFSNSTVGAENPAMRFVGFGGETLTSGIAKAAHKLFPAARILNTYGSTETNGFASVADVTDDLVSGVDAPCSIGTELDGWSFSIRADRSALELIVFSEHVAVGYVEFALGSNTGLSVQPFNGRHETRDTVTKLQDGTLAVVGRLDRRFNYHGVLVSPEPLERRVSAVVCSSCCLFSNSSGLVLLIEGSNDDRANRVRLALQEIPRNLWPVRVAHVSRIPRLPSMKVDYQAASLLAARSHSLYE
- a CDS encoding hypothetical protein (Evidence 5 : Unknown function); translated protein: MIIEATVETTNNSKSAVLQFGDGVPSLVASIERLYRQSSIRT
- a CDS encoding hypothetical protein (Evidence 5 : Unknown function), which translates into the protein MLLGFWSILIAKRYNRFGVLDATLCEVSGPGGSAIYDWDVVLSTSSVFSTYINKAVDHYT
- a CDS encoding hypothetical protein (Evidence 5 : Unknown function); amino-acid sequence: MPPDHKTCATLRNHCTGIRASNQIPTPAHVFNLINIAKELCWHIPRDQV